The following are from one region of the Odontesthes bonariensis isolate fOdoBon6 chromosome 12, fOdoBon6.hap1, whole genome shotgun sequence genome:
- the fancb gene encoding Fanconi anemia group B protein: protein MERFPSEDLCRNPRLLSHCGKIISFDCKRDSATNESERSELIFRRLYYEPRDNTFLNAAEGAAVVSRKISAHVDISKCKCAMDVQKRVRTPCILVTKKSEKGESFQYSLLTLSSSNQLEPCIEFKLPYQMKDNVHILHGPTVLWSHDSSVFYTSLNAGGVRKIPIQISHCVFGELPIHKGQVFVLGLQSLSEQCLNSQASRPTLGYFVGDGQVFDGALILPHPYICITQSILVLKADTVDDALKCALVAATSNQQLVYFENGIVKDVCQLPFEQAEDIQLVNTGRNGSLFVIFFQQGNVCAVWQETFQIASRWSGVASIHADDFLGCGTDQMLLVFKDQEVGGLMKKFLITDLCGVSYSRGQDPEAPNTTPPQPENYLLTLQALESRLQSGLIVLQELQREARVKDRVLQQSVRVLTDVASEKETVLTPHEQEDLVALWDDDDDESNDETVDDKMQETPAVPSKPQIDKLWHRVTEDRMVVGVMLTTDTAVPVTSMSLSLLTETSQSSTPAVIQTQSQVFWLPAPCPSTQSSSSTFPEPAAKRSKQPFASNDLNTGRLAATAVTKLAPLLNSGCVKCRVMLHYVQKTDAFSFMSCPTPAVLHCGAVAVDIHNVFQPQLLKTPQLETDEVREDWLTLLAVLDRWIFRIDSPDYSLGDIDGWIQKRVGCKKIEATPQYLLLDPSRPSALILLHWHQITPFQGELTIHSSQLQMLQFLDSLLVFLPPSCLIQPVKGTRCQSTSQGFALALEKEVMSLRQCVSSLLSEENEKEGDEGSTGHEKGPEPGSAVGLQRCREVWQKDVERSSMRLSPLVDVGRYRKLLQSMCEVQMDGDLAALLDTQRTLLS, encoded by the exons ATGGAGAGATTTCCCTCGGAAGATTTGTGTCGAAATCCCCGTCTGCTTTCGCACTGTGGAAAGATAATCTCGTTTGACTGCAAACGAGACTCAGCCACGAATGAGAGCGAAAGAAGTGAGTTGATTTTCCGCAGGCTTTACTATGAACCGAGAGACAACACGTTCCTGAACGCGGCAGAGGGAGCAGCTGTCGTCAGCAGGAAAATATCAGCTCATGTGGACATTTCAAAATGCAAATGTGCCATGGATGTTCAGAAGAGGGTCAGAACCCCGTGTATATTGGTGACAAAGAAGAGTGAGAAAGGCGAAAGCTTCCAGTATAGTCTTCTCACACTGAGCAGCTCGAACCAATTGGAGCCCTGTATTGAGTTTAAACTCCCCTACCAGATGAAGGATAATGTGCACATCCTCCATGGCCCCACAGTGCTTTGGAGTCACGATAGCAGTGTGTTTTATACATCTCTGAATGCAGGTGGGGTGAGAAAGATACCCATTCAAATCTCACACTGTGTTTTTGGAGAACTTCCCATCCATAAAGGACAGGTATTTGTTCTTGGACTGCAGAGCCTTTCAGAACAGTGCTTGAACAGCCAGGCCTCCAGGCCAACTCTTGGCTACTTTGTCGGGGATGGACAAGTGTTTGATGGCGCTTTGATTTTACCTCATCCCTATATTTGCATCACACAGAGCATCCTGGTGCTCAAGGCCGACACGGTGGATGATGCGCTGAAATGTGCTTTGGTGGCAGCCACTTCAAATCAGCAACTTGTTTATTTTGAGAATGGCATAGTCAAAGACGTATGCCAGCTGCCCTTTGAGCAAGCTGAGGACATTCAGCTGGTCAACACAGGAAGAAACGGCAGCCTGTTTGTCATATTCTTTCAGCAGGGAAATGTTTGTGCCGTGTGGCAGGAAACATTTCAG ATAGCCTCCCGCTGGTCTGGTGTCGCCTCCATCCATGCGGATGACTTTCTGGGATGTGGAACGGACCAGATGCTGCTGGTTTTTAAGGATCAAGAGGTCGGAGGACTTATGAAAAAATTCCTCATCACTGACCTCTGTGGCGTTTCCTACTCT cGTGGTCAAGACCCAGAAGCACCAAACACAACCCCTCCTCAACCGGAAAACTACCTTCTCACTCTTCAAGCTTTAGAATCCAGATTACAG AGTGGATTGATCGTCCTTCAAGAGCTTCAAAGAGAAGCCAGGGTGAAGGACAGAGTTCTGCAGCAGTCAGTCCGAGTCCTCACTGACGTGGCCTCAGAGAAAGAAACCGTTCTCACCCCGCATGAGCAG GAAGATCTCGTCGCCCTGTGGGACGACGACGATGACGAGTCAAACGATGAGACGGTGGATGACAAAATGCAAGAGACGCCAGCAGTGCCTTCAAAACCTCAAATTGACAAGCTTTGGCATCGCGTCACAGAGGACCGGATGGTTGTGGGAGTGATGCTAACTACTGACACCGCTGT ACCAGTGACCAGTATGAGCTTATCCCTCCTGACAGAGACGAGTCAGAGCTCAACGCCTGCAGTAATCCAGACCCAGAGCCAAGTGTTTTGGCTCCCCGCGCCCTGCCCCTCAACACAATCCTCCTCCTCTACGTTCCCAGAGCCCGCGGCCAAAAGAAGCAAGCAGCCCTTCGCCAGCAATGATCTCAACACCGGCAGACTGGCTGCGACTGCGGTGACCAAGCTGGCACCTCTCCTGAACTCTGGCTGTGTCAAGTGCCGTGTCATGCTCCATTACGTGCAGAAAACAGATGCTTTCTCTTTCATGAGCTGCCCAACACCAGCCGTCCTGCACTGTGGTGCAGTGGCTGTGGACATTCACAATGTTTTCCAACCCCAGCTGCTGAAAACCCCCCAACTCGAAACAG atgaGGTTAGAGAGGACTGGTTAACTCTGTTGGCGGTGCTGGATCGCTGGATCTTCCGCATAGACTCTCCCGATTACAGTTTGGGGGACATAGATGGCTGGATTCAGAAGAGAGTAGGTTGTAAGAAGATAGAAGCGACCCCTCAGTATCTTCTATTAGATCCTTCACGACCGTCCGCTCTAATTCTGCTGCACTGGCATCAGATAACTCCTTTCCAGGGGGAACTAACTATCCACTCCAG CCAGCTACAGATGCTCCAGTTCTTGGACTCGCTGCTGGTGTTCCTCCCTCCGTCCTGCCTCATCCAACCTGTCAAAGGCACAAGATGTCAGAGTACAAGTCAAGGATTTGCTTTAGCCTTGGAAAAAGAGGTGATGTCACTCAGACAGTGTGTGTCATCGCTGCTGAGTGAAGAAAACGAAAAGGAGGGAGATGAGGGGAGCACTGGACACGAGAAAGGCCCCGAGCCGGGCTCTGCGGTGGGGCTTCAGAGGTGTAGAGAGGTGTGGCAGAAAGACGTCGAGAGGAGCAGCATGAGGTTGAGCCCTCTGGTGGATGTGGGGAGGTATCGTAAGCTGCTCCAAAGCATGTGTGAAGTCCAGATGGATGGGGATTTGGCAGCTCTCCTTGACACCCAGAGGACTTTGCTCAGCTAA
- the glra2 gene encoding glycine receptor subunit alpha-2 isoform X2 produces MGKPPGMNHSLIKVLAALFAYFMETDNFRVVDAKEHDSRSSNMSPSDFLDSLMGRTSGYDARIRPNFKGPPVNVTCNIFINSFGSIAETTMDYRVNIFLRQKWNDPRLAYSKYPDSSLDLDPSMLDSIWKPDLFFANEKGANFHDVTTDNKLLRIFKDGTVLYSIRLTLILSCPMDLKNFPMDVQTCTMQLESFGYTMNDLVFEWLENGAVQVSEGLTLPQFIMRDEKELGYCTKHYNTGKFTCIEVKFHLERQMGYYLIQMYIPSLLIVILSWVSFWINMDAAPARVALGITTVLTMTTQSSGSRASLPKVSYVKAIDIWMAVCLLFVFSALLEYAGVNFVSRQQKEFLRLRRRQRRNHKDDDLREGRFNFAGYNMNQCLPTKDGSAVKNAVPAPNPQPSVSKDIDALRKKFVDRAKRIDTISRAAFPLAFLIFNIFYWVTYKIIRHEDIHKK; encoded by the exons ATGGGGAAACCACCAGGAATGAATCACTCCCTCATTAAGGTTCTGGCAGCTTTATTTGCATATTTCATGGAGACGGACAACTTCAG AGTTGTGGATGCCAAGGAACACGATTCGAGATCCTCCAACATGTCTCCATCAGACTTTCTGGACTCACTCATGGGTCGCACGTCCGGGTATGATGCGCGAATAAGGCCGAATTTTAAAG GTCCACCAGTTAATGTTACCTGCAACATATTTATCAACAGCTTTGGTTCTATAGCAGAAACAACAATG GATTATAGAGTGAACATCTTCCTGCGGCAGAAGTGGAATGACCCTCGGCTGGCGTACAGTAAATACCCGGACTCCTCCCTCGACCTGGACCCGTCCATGCTGGACTCCATATGGAAGCCTGACCTCTTCTTTGCCAATGAAAAGGGAGCCAACTTTCATGACGTCACCACAGACAACAAGCTGCTGCGCATCTTCAAGGATGGGACTGTTCTCTACAGTATCAG GTTGACCCTTATTCTATCATGTCCAATGGATCTGAAGAACTTCCCGATGGATGTTCAAACTTGTACGATGCAACTGGAAAGTT TTGGCTACACCATGAATGACTTGGTCTTTGAGTGGCTGGAGAATGGTGCAGTACAGGTGTCCGAGGGACTCACCCTGCCTCAGTTCATTATGAGGGATGAGAAGGAGCTGGGCTACTGCACAAAACACTACAACACTG GTAAATTCACCTGTATCGAAGTCAAATTCCACCTGGAGCGCCAGATGGGCTACTACCTAATCCAGATGTACATTCCCTCGCTCCTCATTGTAATTCTCTCATGGGTGTCTTTTTGGATCAATATGGACGCTGCTCCTGCCAGAGTGGCGCTGGGCATCACCACTGTGCTTACTATGACCACCCAAAGCTCCGGCTCCAGAGCTTCTCTTCCAAAG GTCTCTTACGTGAAAGCCATTGATATCTGGATGGCTGTGTGTCTACTCTTTGTATTTTCTGCACTGCTAGAATATGCCGGGGTTAATTTTGTCTCCAGGCAACAGAAAGAGTTCCTCCGCCTAAGACGAAGACAAAGGAGGAATCACAAG GATGACGACTTGCGCGAAGGCCGCTTTAATTTCGCCGGCTACAACATGAACCAATGTTTGCCAACGAAGGATGGCTCAGCGGTCAAGAATGCAGTTCCCGCTCCGAACCCTCAACCGTCAGTCTCAAAGGACATAGACGCCCTGAGGAAAAAGTTTGTGGACAGAGCCAAGAGGATAGACACCATCTCCAGGGCCGCCTTCCCTTTGGCTTTCCTCATCTTCAACATCTTCTACTGGGTTACCTACAAGATCATCCGGCATGAGGACATCCACAAAAAGTAA
- the glra2 gene encoding glycine receptor subunit alpha-2 isoform X1, with the protein MGKPPGMNHSLIKVLAALFAYFMETDNFRVVDAKEHDSRSSNMSPSDFLDSLMGRTSGYDARIRPNFKGPTVNVTCNIFINSFGSVTETTMVSPFGILFDLCPVRCVNVLSIPQPAGPPVNVTCNIFINSFGSIAETTMDYRVNIFLRQKWNDPRLAYSKYPDSSLDLDPSMLDSIWKPDLFFANEKGANFHDVTTDNKLLRIFKDGTVLYSIRLTLILSCPMDLKNFPMDVQTCTMQLESFGYTMNDLVFEWLENGAVQVSEGLTLPQFIMRDEKELGYCTKHYNTGKFTCIEVKFHLERQMGYYLIQMYIPSLLIVILSWVSFWINMDAAPARVALGITTVLTMTTQSSGSRASLPKVSYVKAIDIWMAVCLLFVFSALLEYAGVNFVSRQQKEFLRLRRRQRRNHKDDDLREGRFNFAGYNMNQCLPTKDGSAVKNAVPAPNPQPSVSKDIDALRKKFVDRAKRIDTISRAAFPLAFLIFNIFYWVTYKIIRHEDIHKK; encoded by the exons ATGGGGAAACCACCAGGAATGAATCACTCCCTCATTAAGGTTCTGGCAGCTTTATTTGCATATTTCATGGAGACGGACAACTTCAG AGTTGTGGATGCCAAGGAACACGATTCGAGATCCTCCAACATGTCTCCATCAGACTTTCTGGACTCACTCATGGGTCGCACGTCCGGGTATGATGCGCGAATAAGGCCGAATTTTAAAG GTCCCACTGTAAACGTTACATGCAATATATTTATCAACAGTTTCGGCTCTGTCACAGAGACAACTATGGTGAGTCCCTTTGGCATTTTGTTTGATCTTTGCCCTGTACGATGTGTCAATGTGTTATCTATCCCTCAACCCGCAGGTCCACCAGTTAATGTTACCTGCAACATATTTATCAACAGCTTTGGTTCTATAGCAGAAACAACAATG GATTATAGAGTGAACATCTTCCTGCGGCAGAAGTGGAATGACCCTCGGCTGGCGTACAGTAAATACCCGGACTCCTCCCTCGACCTGGACCCGTCCATGCTGGACTCCATATGGAAGCCTGACCTCTTCTTTGCCAATGAAAAGGGAGCCAACTTTCATGACGTCACCACAGACAACAAGCTGCTGCGCATCTTCAAGGATGGGACTGTTCTCTACAGTATCAG GTTGACCCTTATTCTATCATGTCCAATGGATCTGAAGAACTTCCCGATGGATGTTCAAACTTGTACGATGCAACTGGAAAGTT TTGGCTACACCATGAATGACTTGGTCTTTGAGTGGCTGGAGAATGGTGCAGTACAGGTGTCCGAGGGACTCACCCTGCCTCAGTTCATTATGAGGGATGAGAAGGAGCTGGGCTACTGCACAAAACACTACAACACTG GTAAATTCACCTGTATCGAAGTCAAATTCCACCTGGAGCGCCAGATGGGCTACTACCTAATCCAGATGTACATTCCCTCGCTCCTCATTGTAATTCTCTCATGGGTGTCTTTTTGGATCAATATGGACGCTGCTCCTGCCAGAGTGGCGCTGGGCATCACCACTGTGCTTACTATGACCACCCAAAGCTCCGGCTCCAGAGCTTCTCTTCCAAAG GTCTCTTACGTGAAAGCCATTGATATCTGGATGGCTGTGTGTCTACTCTTTGTATTTTCTGCACTGCTAGAATATGCCGGGGTTAATTTTGTCTCCAGGCAACAGAAAGAGTTCCTCCGCCTAAGACGAAGACAAAGGAGGAATCACAAG GATGACGACTTGCGCGAAGGCCGCTTTAATTTCGCCGGCTACAACATGAACCAATGTTTGCCAACGAAGGATGGCTCAGCGGTCAAGAATGCAGTTCCCGCTCCGAACCCTCAACCGTCAGTCTCAAAGGACATAGACGCCCTGAGGAAAAAGTTTGTGGACAGAGCCAAGAGGATAGACACCATCTCCAGGGCCGCCTTCCCTTTGGCTTTCCTCATCTTCAACATCTTCTACTGGGTTACCTACAAGATCATCCGGCATGAGGACATCCACAAAAAGTAA
- the glra2 gene encoding glycine receptor subunit alpha-2 isoform X3, protein MGKPPGMNHSLIKVLAALFAYFMETDNFRVVDAKEHDSRSSNMSPSDFLDSLMGRTSGYDARIRPNFKGPTVNVTCNIFINSFGSVTETTMDYRVNIFLRQKWNDPRLAYSKYPDSSLDLDPSMLDSIWKPDLFFANEKGANFHDVTTDNKLLRIFKDGTVLYSIRLTLILSCPMDLKNFPMDVQTCTMQLESFGYTMNDLVFEWLENGAVQVSEGLTLPQFIMRDEKELGYCTKHYNTGKFTCIEVKFHLERQMGYYLIQMYIPSLLIVILSWVSFWINMDAAPARVALGITTVLTMTTQSSGSRASLPKVSYVKAIDIWMAVCLLFVFSALLEYAGVNFVSRQQKEFLRLRRRQRRNHKDDDLREGRFNFAGYNMNQCLPTKDGSAVKNAVPAPNPQPSVSKDIDALRKKFVDRAKRIDTISRAAFPLAFLIFNIFYWVTYKIIRHEDIHKK, encoded by the exons ATGGGGAAACCACCAGGAATGAATCACTCCCTCATTAAGGTTCTGGCAGCTTTATTTGCATATTTCATGGAGACGGACAACTTCAG AGTTGTGGATGCCAAGGAACACGATTCGAGATCCTCCAACATGTCTCCATCAGACTTTCTGGACTCACTCATGGGTCGCACGTCCGGGTATGATGCGCGAATAAGGCCGAATTTTAAAG GTCCCACTGTAAACGTTACATGCAATATATTTATCAACAGTTTCGGCTCTGTCACAGAGACAACTATG GATTATAGAGTGAACATCTTCCTGCGGCAGAAGTGGAATGACCCTCGGCTGGCGTACAGTAAATACCCGGACTCCTCCCTCGACCTGGACCCGTCCATGCTGGACTCCATATGGAAGCCTGACCTCTTCTTTGCCAATGAAAAGGGAGCCAACTTTCATGACGTCACCACAGACAACAAGCTGCTGCGCATCTTCAAGGATGGGACTGTTCTCTACAGTATCAG GTTGACCCTTATTCTATCATGTCCAATGGATCTGAAGAACTTCCCGATGGATGTTCAAACTTGTACGATGCAACTGGAAAGTT TTGGCTACACCATGAATGACTTGGTCTTTGAGTGGCTGGAGAATGGTGCAGTACAGGTGTCCGAGGGACTCACCCTGCCTCAGTTCATTATGAGGGATGAGAAGGAGCTGGGCTACTGCACAAAACACTACAACACTG GTAAATTCACCTGTATCGAAGTCAAATTCCACCTGGAGCGCCAGATGGGCTACTACCTAATCCAGATGTACATTCCCTCGCTCCTCATTGTAATTCTCTCATGGGTGTCTTTTTGGATCAATATGGACGCTGCTCCTGCCAGAGTGGCGCTGGGCATCACCACTGTGCTTACTATGACCACCCAAAGCTCCGGCTCCAGAGCTTCTCTTCCAAAG GTCTCTTACGTGAAAGCCATTGATATCTGGATGGCTGTGTGTCTACTCTTTGTATTTTCTGCACTGCTAGAATATGCCGGGGTTAATTTTGTCTCCAGGCAACAGAAAGAGTTCCTCCGCCTAAGACGAAGACAAAGGAGGAATCACAAG GATGACGACTTGCGCGAAGGCCGCTTTAATTTCGCCGGCTACAACATGAACCAATGTTTGCCAACGAAGGATGGCTCAGCGGTCAAGAATGCAGTTCCCGCTCCGAACCCTCAACCGTCAGTCTCAAAGGACATAGACGCCCTGAGGAAAAAGTTTGTGGACAGAGCCAAGAGGATAGACACCATCTCCAGGGCCGCCTTCCCTTTGGCTTTCCTCATCTTCAACATCTTCTACTGGGTTACCTACAAGATCATCCGGCATGAGGACATCCACAAAAAGTAA
- the glra2 gene encoding glycine receptor subunit alpha-2 isoform X4 produces the protein MSFSFHSTGPTVNVTCNIFINSFGSVTETTMDYRVNIFLRQKWNDPRLAYSKYPDSSLDLDPSMLDSIWKPDLFFANEKGANFHDVTTDNKLLRIFKDGTVLYSIRLTLILSCPMDLKNFPMDVQTCTMQLESFGYTMNDLVFEWLENGAVQVSEGLTLPQFIMRDEKELGYCTKHYNTGKFTCIEVKFHLERQMGYYLIQMYIPSLLIVILSWVSFWINMDAAPARVALGITTVLTMTTQSSGSRASLPKVSYVKAIDIWMAVCLLFVFSALLEYAGVNFVSRQQKEFLRLRRRQRRNHKDDDLREGRFNFAGYNMNQCLPTKDGSAVKNAVPAPNPQPSVSKDIDALRKKFVDRAKRIDTISRAAFPLAFLIFNIFYWVTYKIIRHEDIHKK, from the exons ATGTCATTTTCATTCCATTCCACAGGTCCCACTGTAAACGTTACATGCAATATATTTATCAACAGTTTCGGCTCTGTCACAGAGACAACTATG GATTATAGAGTGAACATCTTCCTGCGGCAGAAGTGGAATGACCCTCGGCTGGCGTACAGTAAATACCCGGACTCCTCCCTCGACCTGGACCCGTCCATGCTGGACTCCATATGGAAGCCTGACCTCTTCTTTGCCAATGAAAAGGGAGCCAACTTTCATGACGTCACCACAGACAACAAGCTGCTGCGCATCTTCAAGGATGGGACTGTTCTCTACAGTATCAG GTTGACCCTTATTCTATCATGTCCAATGGATCTGAAGAACTTCCCGATGGATGTTCAAACTTGTACGATGCAACTGGAAAGTT TTGGCTACACCATGAATGACTTGGTCTTTGAGTGGCTGGAGAATGGTGCAGTACAGGTGTCCGAGGGACTCACCCTGCCTCAGTTCATTATGAGGGATGAGAAGGAGCTGGGCTACTGCACAAAACACTACAACACTG GTAAATTCACCTGTATCGAAGTCAAATTCCACCTGGAGCGCCAGATGGGCTACTACCTAATCCAGATGTACATTCCCTCGCTCCTCATTGTAATTCTCTCATGGGTGTCTTTTTGGATCAATATGGACGCTGCTCCTGCCAGAGTGGCGCTGGGCATCACCACTGTGCTTACTATGACCACCCAAAGCTCCGGCTCCAGAGCTTCTCTTCCAAAG GTCTCTTACGTGAAAGCCATTGATATCTGGATGGCTGTGTGTCTACTCTTTGTATTTTCTGCACTGCTAGAATATGCCGGGGTTAATTTTGTCTCCAGGCAACAGAAAGAGTTCCTCCGCCTAAGACGAAGACAAAGGAGGAATCACAAG GATGACGACTTGCGCGAAGGCCGCTTTAATTTCGCCGGCTACAACATGAACCAATGTTTGCCAACGAAGGATGGCTCAGCGGTCAAGAATGCAGTTCCCGCTCCGAACCCTCAACCGTCAGTCTCAAAGGACATAGACGCCCTGAGGAAAAAGTTTGTGGACAGAGCCAAGAGGATAGACACCATCTCCAGGGCCGCCTTCCCTTTGGCTTTCCTCATCTTCAACATCTTCTACTGGGTTACCTACAAGATCATCCGGCATGAGGACATCCACAAAAAGTAA